The following nucleotide sequence is from Nocardioides daedukensis.
GCGGCTTGATCTCCTGGGCCGCGAAGATGCCGCGCACCGCGCCCTTGGCGGTGAGCAGCGGGTCGCGGTTCAGCAGCTCGAGGTAGCGGGTCAGCTGCTCCACGCCGTCGATCTCGCCACGACGCTTGATCTCGACGGCCACGGACTCACCGTTGGCGTCGCGACACATCAGGTCGACCGGGCCGATCGGGGTGGGGAACTCCCGGCGGACCAGGGTCAGGCCGGTGCCCAGGCTGGCCGGGTGGTCGGCGAGCAGCTCCTGCAGGTGCTTCTCCACGCCGTCCTTCTGCAGGCCCGGGTCGATGCCGAGGTCGTGCTCGGAGTCGGAGTGGATCTCCTCGAGGAGGATGCGCAGGGTGTCGGCGGGGCCCTTGCCCGATGCTCGGCTGGTCACGAGCCATTCGACCTGACCGTCCTCGGTCACGCCCTCGGTGACCTTGCAGGGCGGCGACATCCAGTTCAGCGGCTTGTAGGAGCCTCCGTCGGAGTGCACCAGCACCGACCCGTCGGCCTTGATCATCAACACGCGGGTCGCCATCGGCAGATGGGCCGAGAGGCGGCCGGCGTAGTCGACCTGGCAGCGCGCAACAA
It contains:
- the nucS gene encoding endonuclease NucS, with amino-acid sequence MRLVVARCQVDYAGRLSAHLPMATRVLMIKADGSVLVHSDGGSYKPLNWMSPPCKVTEGVTEDGQVEWLVTSRASGKGPADTLRILLEEIHSDSEHDLGIDPGLQKDGVEKHLQELLADHPASLGTGLTLVRREFPTPIGPVDLMCRDANGESVAVEIKRRGEIDGVEQLTRYLELLNRDPLLTAKGAVRGIFAAQEIKPQAKVLATDRGIQCVTVDYDALRGMDDPTERLF